The DNA segment AGTATGAAGTATTTATTGAAATATCACTGTTGTGCTTTTAACAGTGTGGCATGATCATTTTTACACTGATCATGGGTTGGCACAGGTCGCAATGTAAGTTGTTGACCTGCTTTCCGTTCTACATAGGGATGGATCCTATATTGAGACTAAATGGACTAGATGACCAAATCACAGCAAACTGTGCTTTTAGTTTATCCAGCAGGACACTCCATTAACTTGCTTTTCATCAATACGTGAGCTGCCGGGATGTTAAAAGTACCATATAAATGTCTGAATTGGtttaaagcaaacaaatcaaagttCCCCTCCTTTTTCTACTTAATGTACTGTTGACTTTTCCCAATCTGAAAGTGGGTTATCAcgcaattaaaataaaatatacatataattatCTTTGAGCTCATCTTGCTGTGTTTTCCTATTACGCAGTCAGTTTACATAACAgcatcctcctcttttctttccccagCTGTcgacctcctcctcatccccttGGTCATTGGAGTCTCCTCTGCTTTGTTTGTGGGCATCGTCATCATCGCGACAGTGACTTGTTGCTTTATGAAGCGACTGGCGAGGCAACGTGCTCGAAAATAGGCGTCAACTGTCGCTGTCCGAAATATGAATGTTCTCGAAGAGGCACAGAGAGGCGATGCGTAGAACAAAATGGATGAAAAGGCCAAGAAATAACTCCCAAGACAAAATGACTGTCACCCTGTTAgatgattttgtgttttgaccTACCTGTTTAACAATCAATGCCAAAAGATTCAGTTTTATAAATCTCTTGTATTTTTATATCCAAACCTTGTCTGaaataacatattttagtgACTGCTGCATCTCGCACTGGTAGGTGTAATATTCTAGATTTTTGAAGCCACCACCTAATTGCCCTTCTCAGCTCCTCAAGTGGGCAAAAACTCAGTTTTTTTTGAGTCTGTTTCCATGTGAGTCTAAcccacatttttaattatccCTTTGACTCAGCTTATTATTGTTTCTACTGGAAAAGGGTCAAAATACACAGGCAAGATTTTTTGACAAGCAGGTACTGCCGGTTTACTTTGAGTCTCACAGATGTGAGAAATCTTACAGATGCTGTAAAAGTAATGTTTCTACGATGGAAAGGCCAAGCAAAGTGCCCTCTCAAAGGTCATAGTGTTATTATTGTAGTATAAAGGTATAAATGGTTCTGCAGCCTGCCAGATGTTTTTGAATGATGCTGGATATGTAAATCACCCTGCTATGAGTAATGCTTCTATTTTCATGCAAACAGAATaatattctgtgttttcacaAACTGTTGATGCTGTTATTTCCtaaaaactgcatgtttttttttctttttgttacaaacacaacaaggtctagaagaaaaatgttgtttttctttgcatggTTAAGCCTTTACCACTGCCACTGATGGTCACATGAATGCTGATGGGAGCAGTTAAGCCTTCTAGAAACTTAAAATGAGCAGGAACCTTCCACCACCGCCTGCAGCCCAGCACCactctgcatgtaaacaaagtctCTGTCTGTTATTGAATAAGGAAGGCGCTTGCTGGGGACTTTCTGATGCCAAGGCCAATTGAGTACTGATTCTAAACACAAGCATTCATCGCCTGTGACGCTTCACGCTGTAGTTTTCTATACGGACTTGTATAGATTCAAGGAAGACAAATGGACGAGAGATCCGTTATGCACTGagctaaaatatgtaaatactaTATGGAGtttagctgttttatttttcttaatgtaAGTAAAACTATGCTGTAGCGCCATGTTAGTTTTTGGCAGAGCACCTGTGTTAACATTCTGCTGCAGTCTGTTCTGCTCTTGTGAAGCACTTGGACTGGGACCAAAGTCCCTCGGCTTTTTACTTGATTTTCTCCCAGCTGAACTGTCTCTTCTTTGCTGTACTTGGAGCAATtactttgagtgttttttgtgcGATTAATGGTTCCTTTGCTCTTGTCAAGTGACTGAGATGGAAACTGTGAAAAATAATTCCCTGTTTGTTACACTGAGTAACAGAAAAACTGTTGTCTTGTGTCACGCTGTTGAGGATATTTGTCCCTCCCCTCACCCCCGAGGTAAAAATTCCCCATCGCAGTGCAGTCATATGACCTGATAGTTTAGCGAAGTCCAACCATCGTCGTCATCATAGTTATCATGTGGTTCAGGCCACACATTTCTGCTGCCAAGACCTATTATGGCTATAGCCCCTGCTGCTAGCCCACAGAAATCTGTTGGACAGATTTACTGTGTCTGTGCACTTATAATGAGTGAaatccatcctcctcttcctgttgaaAATAACACTTACAAAAAGTTTGGTCACGAGAGTGTGCCCGCATTGTGTGATCATCAAAAGCTGGGTACGTgtggaaaggaggaggaaagttaAAATTCGTCGTTATCCAGCTCTCTCGTGAGAGCTCAGTTTTTTTGCTTATCTAAATTGGTTTGAGACGAGGCTATACTTTAACCGTCTCACTTTGTCTCAACTGTCTATCTGACTCTGTCTCCTGGTTGGTTTTCGACGCGAGCGTCCCTCCAAATCTGCCTGTCCTCCCTAACCTGTGTTCTATAAACCCCGATTATAAATGTTGTTCACGAACATTAGGGAATAAAATCACAGCTCTTCTTGCTTCCTGAGccactttgttccagatcaaCTACTCAAAGCTGATTTGTTCCCCTACATACCCACCCACCACAtgattacacacatacatacacatagacAGATGCACATCAGCAGTGGCGTAGTGCTAGCTGGCTTTTCTGATGGAAGTAAGTATCTGCGTGTTCATCTCTAATCCCCATTTATGGCTGCAGTGTGTCCCGCCGCCCTTCCCCCCTCTCTGAGTGTGTTACAGAGTCAGTGCGGCTCCAGTTCGATTTATTTCAATCCCTGTTCCCTGAGAATTACAGCCAGCTGTAAAAAGTGTGGCACATTGAGTGCAAAATATGAAAGCTAAGctaagttgtgcttttgtttgagctGTATTAAACCCATTTAtgaaggtgtttttttattaatattgtttacTCATGCTTTAATACCTGAAATATATAAAGGCGGGTTAttgctcagtttgtttcttATGGTGCTTTGGCAAACCTGCCACTCGATAAACCAATAAACCACTCTGGATTTATCATGTcactttagttttatttatttcttgctATGATATAAGTCTGTTTTCAGAAGAGAACTTGGAAATGCTCGTATCAGAGGCCACTGGAGACAGCTGAGGTATTGCAGGACATTCTGCGTGGAGGGAAATAATCCAATCTGTCTGCTAGTTGAGCATATTTTCCATCTATATAGTatgaaaaaaaccaaaacatttcttGTGGTTGCTGCAGTTTCCGTGTCAGAGCCAGCCAAAGAGAggtttgtgtttcagctcaAGTTAACCAGCTCTCAGCACTTTGTGATGCTGTTTTCGAGATAAACAGGCAGaaaatttgtcttttattgttaaGGAATAAGACGTACTCATGCAATACAAATAACAGTACATTCATGTGGCTAATGCTGGGTTAAGAATGTTTTGATTaaccacacaaacagaaaaaaacaacccaggatcaaaaacactgttttaaacTACACTAAGAAAGAGGAAGTCTGATGGTTGAAAATAATTCTGCATACATTTATACTGGCCGCATTACATCAATCAGAACATAAATATCTCATATTATagctttaatttgattaatttataGTGTATGTGAGAGTACATCACAGATGTAGATTCAACTAATAAATGACTGGAAATATCTTCTTGTCTCGTTGCTGGAAACGTGCAAAGCTAAATTAAAGCTTCAGTAATCAGTCTTCATATATTAAAATGGATAAAGATAAGACAATATAGAGTTTACTGATCCCACACGAGGGAAATtaacttgtcacagcagcttctATACACAAAGTGAATAAGAACTTACTTGTAAAGAAGAAATGTAGTGAAACAAAGTTTGACAGCTGTGGTATGGTAGCACTCCTTACATGGTGAATACATAAGTGACTATATGTAAAGTGAAATGGATCAGCCctagtgacaaacccacagataATTATAACCTgactgcagtttttatttcagctctacagagcattTTCACGTCTTGGAAATATGGCCACCAACCTTACTGTTTTGATTCCCTTTCACCTACTTTGTTTCTAGccacagctgttttcagcaaaaaaactACTGTGTGCTACgtgcccagcaccaaacagacagagaaagatggtGACCAGCTATTTATCCACATGTATTAGATTTATAATTGTCAGATTGCCAGAAACAAAAATCCAGATGAATTACATTGTTGTTCCATTTCTGCTGGATGTGCAACagttcacaaaaacaacattatatgATAATTTATGTCTCATGCTTTTCGTGAGGGTACAtcaagtgatttgtttttttagttcttCAGATTTCCGTTCCATCCTTTTGTATTCATCCAGCAAAGATGTCATTTCAATTTTTCAGCAGtgtggagaagaaggagaaggcgGCTCATTAATGGCTGACATGGAGAACTGCATCCATCATATAAAATATGTGACAACCCGTTTCAAGTATAAGTTAAAAGAAAgctagagataaaaaaaaaaaagtcataatgtCACGTTTATAAAATAcaagagattttatttttaagcatAACTGTCAAACATAGACATAAATATATTGAACTGTACCACTTCCTCTGAAACTGTGCTGTGCCTCTCTGAGCTCCTATGGTATTACTGTATATCAGTTTACAAAGCATTACATCACTAATGCAAACACTGCACTGACGTTAATCCTCTTCTTCCTGTATGACTTCAGAGGGACGTAgcaggcagacaaacacaggCTTTGTAGCTGACTGATAAGACGCTGTGCTGCCTGTCATTGGTTGGTTAACGTACCTGCTTCTCCCAACCAATCGCTGCCAGCTAAACATCAAGCAAGGCAAGAAGAAGAATACATGAATGCAAATGAGCTCTTGAGAATTTATCACAGCATTTAAATACGTTTAATAGTTCAAAGAATTACATTCAGATGAAGAAATTAAcatctactgtacacacatcCAGAGCAACTtgcttggtaaaaaaaaaaagagttttacaCAGCctgaattattaaacattatttaatactgtcagtacaaataaaaagttcaaataaatcaGAGGTGATGGATTGGTGATGTATGGATATCATCACACATGAGTAGCAACATAAAGTGACAGTCACACTGTGACTCAAAGAAATCTTTACacactaaaaacagaaaatcaaatatatttacaattTAAGTTACTTgttctgtgctttgttttttagtCCATCGTGATTATCAGCCCTCCATCTTTCCATCATTTACCCGACCAGCTGTTCATCTGCAGGACCATGAGCGAGGTGTCACCAACTCCAGGAAACTATTCtgttaaaaaagaataaaatcatttgtataatagaaatatttattcagtCCTCCTCCCCCTGCTTCTACTAACATATGTTTAATCCCTTTATACATCGTATCTGTATGATTTAACATCCATTTATTATCACTTTATTATCTCATTTTACAGGTGTCACTTCTATTTTTAGACAGTAGTTATCTGTGTTAAgccattgtgtgtgtgattgatgcCTCTGGCTTAAGACGATGCCTCGGCTGGGGATACGCAGAGACAGCGGTGCAGGAGTCCATAGAAGAATAAGTATGTTATGTACATCTGTGCCCATCTGTCATGGAAATCCTTCACATCTGTGTCTCGATGAAATGCTCGGGGTTGGACATGGGCTTTTTAAGGgttaaatacatatcaggtttttaCAAATGTCTGTTACTCAGCACTTGGCTCTttatatgtgtgggtgtgttattTCTTTGCATTCTACATGTATGCATGTAGCCTGTGTGGTAACAGATGCTCATGAATGATTGGAGATAAGAACAGATGACGCTTTGTCATCTGGTCTTAACTCCAGGATGATGAAACAGCGAGTTAAGTTAGATTGATGTCTGACGTCTAACGACAAAAGTACTCGAGTACTGGTCATGTAATGTACTTATGTAGTATCGACACAGTTCTGTTCTAGTCTTTTAGTATAGTCATGTTATTTGCATTTCAAATTTATTCACCTGTTTACCATTTTATTATCTCAGAAACTGGAGTCTTAAGTTTAGTGTATGATGATATTGTAGTGtcataaactacaaaaaaaaactgcagtaatTCCTCACAGGTGCAATCATGCATCTTTTCATGTCTATTTAAAGGATATGTTCTTGAAGTTTTTCAGCCATGCAGCTTCTCACAAGCTTGTTCAAGCCTTCAGCCATCATTAGAAATCTCTCAGGAGAATTTCAGAATATAGTTATGCACACACGtcttaaacataaataaatgaacacaaatatCACTTTCTGTCaggttttattggttttatttcagTCAAATCGCTGCTCTTGTCACAGATATagccaagaaaacaaaagtttaatgAAACCTGACAGAAAGCGTGATTTCTTGACCCACTTTTTTGTTGCTATAATGATATCTGTCTTGTCAGCAAGCCTGCAAGGAGGCTCCAACAGAATCAGCAGGTCTGGTATCACAAAAAGTTCCAAAAGACTGAAATCACGTATCAGATGTGTATTAGCAGTACGCATGTTGTGGAGTACATACCTCTGTCCGAGGACAGTGTATCTGGGCGTACCACTCCTGGCAGTACAGACACACCTGGACACCCTGACCGAGGAAGAGACACGCCCACATGATGACGTTGAACACAGGACTCTGTCGCTTGTCATTCAGGGTAAAGTTGAACACCACTAAGAGAggattacatgttttttttgagGGCCTATCTGTAGTTAAATAGTAacagtgtatttgtgttttttcacagatGTGTGAGGCCACTAACAAGGACATGGACAAACAGTAAgagcatgtgaaacatttttttctactACTTGACTTTTCTACTACTTGAGTCCCAGAGAAAAAGGACAAGTGAACTTTCTGTAAATATAATGAGAGCAACTGATTTTAACTCTAAAggcttaaacaaacacaaagttgaCATTCACAGACTTTTTAACAAGCTACATGGATTCAGGGACAGTGTTTTAATGAGGCAaatttttaaacaaattctTTTTAGCAGCCTGGTCAGATCGCTGTGCTGGATACCAataattttctgtttatatCACTGTAAGGATCCCTGAATAATGACTATAACTCTTACCtccaaaaacagcaaagaggCAGAACATGACAGGATAGAAAAAGCCAAAGCCCATGGACAAGGCGTACTCGTGGACGACAGCAGAGACGATGAACACGGAGAGCATGGCAGCTGTTCGGAATTTCCTTTTTGACAGCTGTGAGGATCAGGGAAAGAAACGAGAGGGTTTGGATCAAAGTGCAGGGGTCAGGCTGGTTCAGTGGGGAATTTGTGTCACTGGAATTACAGGAAGAGTGTTAAACTACTATCCACACTTCATCATGTCACATGCTGCTGTGGGAATACAGGCAAACCCAagtgttgttgtttaattttttttatttatttgccgtATCTGCTCACCCAGAGGAAGTCTCTGTATCCATAGTAAAACAGCCAATCATGAACCACCACGTTCCAGGTACGGTAATAGTTGGTGAAAGATGTAGAGTTCCACCAGTCCTGGAAAATCAACACAGGGAGTAAAATCAGTGTGtggatcaaaataaaaacataatagaaaaatataatCTTTTTAAAGTGAAACCTGTGAGAGTCAAACCTGTATGATCTCTgatattaaatgaaatatgGCCTTTAGTTTAGCGTTGTCGGCAACAGTACTTCAACATACTGGATAAGTAAACTGGTTGGACTTAGATGTAGAGGTAGTGTTTTGAAGATCCCATCTGctgtatatgtatttgtttgtaatGCAGAAGAATAACAAGCACAGTAGTTCCAGTTCGCGCCTTCCTCTTGGTTATTGGATCTGATAGTTGCACATACTTAGATCAATAAAACACTATCATAGATATAGTGCACTTAAAGCAGGTTTCAAGGAAATTGTGTGGCCACATTATCATCACAGACGAATAAATATACAGCCAGTAAGAACTTCTAACTTTAACACTGGGCACTGCTGACTTTGCCTTTAGGAAAACATTTGCTTTCtttatgaaattaaaatgagaagattgataccactgtctgcctctgtgtatGGAGCTGCAGCCTGGAGGTTAAATTAGCTTAGTGtcacacaaagactggaagcagggggaaataACTCTACTAGCTCTCTCCGAAGTTCAAATAAaagctcagtaatgaacatgtAACATACtgtttgtaaaaacaacattttgggggggggtttagTGGAGGTTACAGTATGTGCTGTAATTTTCTGCTATTTGTTGATATGCAAGAGTTTATCATTTAGCTTTGCctcattttaatttcaggttGCTATGTCCTGCTCTTCATAAAATCACAAATTGCaatttttacattgtggtttTTGTACATGGTTTTAGATACAAGCTTTCGAGGTGCTGGCAGGCTGATTTGACCGAGACATGAAAGTGATATCAACATATTATGCCTTTAAAAGCACTATTTAAACAAAGGTGAACATGGTGATAACATATAGCAACTTTATCTTAATTTCAGTAAAGCTCTTTCCCACACCCACCGCCAAGTTAGAACTAGTCCTCCTCATTACTATTTCTGCCAATTTTAAACAAATCTTCAGACGTGCAGGGACAGATCAGTCAAAGCAGTGAGTCACATGAGCACAACATGATTTTATCTGTTGTTTAAGAATAAACTGTATCAGCAGAATATAATGGATGGAAAAGTTGAACTGTTTTGGGCTCATCAGGCCACTTGACTGTAATTTCACTTGTCAttaatcaaatgtttttccCATCTGGAAAATCATGCATATCTGAAAATAATGTGTTCACTGGAGAGATGATGCCACATAGAATAAACCTTACTACACACCTTGTAAAACATTCTGTCAGCAAAACGCAGCAGCTCCCCGAAGAGGTTGAGCCAGCAGTGCAGGAAGgcaaagaaacacagcagaaggAGCATTATacctgaaacagacagacagacagacagacagagagacagacagacagagagacagggaaggGGTACGAGGAACACTTTTATTCTGGGCATTGCTCCCATGTTTCTCATAAGAACTGTAACTTGACACTGGTGCTCTTATATCAGCACTTACTCAAAAAGCTATTCACTTAAAGAGAGTAATAAACGCACTGGTCTTTGATACCTGTATCTGATTGCATAATAGCATCTTTAATCTTATCACAGACTTGAAAACACAAGAGACTAACACAAGAGTAATTTCCTCTATTAccatattaaattatttattaactaGTGCACAGATAAGAGACAATATGAGCAGAAGTGATGTTACAGATGGAGTCACAGAtgaactttaattttttttgtcctaCACATCACTTCCTCCTAATGTCGCTTGATTACACAAAACAAGCTCCGTGAGAGTAGAAAATATAGTACCTGGTAATATTGAGTTGAACACAGCCAGAACCATTGTTCGTTTACTAAAAGGCTGGTGGGCTTCATGTCTGAAGACGGGCACACAAAGGCGGACCAGAATGAAGTAGCCATAAAAGAGGCATCCCAATATCTGCAAATTGagcattaaaatataaaaaaaaagcaataatggGACTTGGGAATCAGCCATAGAGAACTTGAAATAGTGGTGTGATCTAAGATCTCAAAGATTCAAGCTATTAATTGCCTGTAGTTTATGACTGCTTCACTTTATCACACGATATGCAAGTGGTTTGATCAGCTTCTAGGTCAGACGCTTTTTAGGTCAGTAACCCCACATAGGcctttttattactttgttaCGTAGTCGCACTAAAGGGAGATaagtgtaaaatgaaaatgaactttcAACAGAACAAATAAAGGAAAGAGCTTCGTCTTACCATACCGAGCGTGACGGCAACATACTTCCATCTTATGTGGGAATTCCTGAGAAGAACACACAGTCAGTTATCTGCAAATGCATACATTGAACTATGCACAGTGTGTATTTACATATGTTGTGTAAGCTGATAGTATGGTTTCCTTACAGGATGATCTATGATGTGAAATGATCTGTGCACTCAGTGTGACCTTTTTTAGAGCAAACTTCCTAGTAGGAtgagcacaggtgttactaataatgttaacaatggctctgtgttcaagtgtcccagtaaacCATGACAGTGTGCTAGTGAGGCATGATCCAGTCTgacttaatacttaataattGCATTTAACTGAATTCTCCAATGGAACATGCCGTGCACTATTtctgctgaataaatgaatatttttttatttgttgagaCAGATTTGGAGGGATTTGGAGCTGCAATAAATGCAAAATGCTACTACTTTTCTTCAAATTCCAGCATTTTGCTCATTTGTGACAAGTAGATATGACATCTACTCTGTCACATGTCACTCACATTACTAGATATCATTaatcaaaataagaaaaatatgcGATCCAAATTAAATAGACAACATGTCTTACCGAGGATATGATTCCCTGTAGATGAGTGTGGGACAGAACAGGAAGTACAGATAGCTGGACAGTGTTGGGAATCTTGGACTTtctcctgaaaaacaaacacaattcagGAAGCATGAATATCAAAGTGGATAGATCCGGTTTTGGTTCCCAAAATAAGTCAATGAAAATAGCTTTGAATGAAAATTATTTAAGGTCTGTGGTTCAGACAtaagttgttttattattgtggcATAATACCAGTTGTTAATGGTCCCATTTCTAAAGCTTTACTGTGCCTTAATGGAGACCTGCAAACAAATGGCTGTATTTAAAATTAACTGACAGTGAGTTTATCACGAAATCGTTAAGCCGTTATATCTAATTGTCTGCATTTAAGCCTCTAAGGTCTTACTGAGTTATTAGCTGTACTTTAGTCGAGGTTCAACTTTTTACTAATGACgttaaaaatagtaaaacagAGCTGTTCATTTAACGGAACTGTACAAGAAACAAGGAACTTTTTTAGTTCCTTTTCAGTTTCattagaaaaacacaggcaaacaATAGCATGAAATGGAGATTTATATAAaccattttgtgtattttgacTTGTTTATTCAAGCCTACACAGATTTGTGAGGTATTTTACagcagtaagtaagtaagtatctACATTTGTTACTACCAGCCTACAGTCAAAGGAGACATGTTATTTCAGCATATTTGTtgtatgtgggtgtgttcaTTGTTAGTTTTAACTTCAGCATGAATCATTAGGTGTTAAACCTGCTGAGAtttgttttagtcatttttctttgttgtctggGAATGTCACTGTGAGTAATTATCCCTCCTGAGGAGTAAAAACACCTGACATCAATACAATACGGCACAGTACCTTCCTTTGGTGTATTCTTCATAACAGCAGGAGCAGTTTCTCTTATGAATGAGTAGCTTTTCATCAGGAGTCGAATCTGAGGAAAATTGATACAGTCAGTATGTGAAGTATCAGCTTCTacactgtctgtctttattacaTCAAATGACAAGAAGTGGCCTCAATCTCACGTtggtgtgtttgtacatgttgACTCACTGATGAAATATTGAATTGCTCTCCTGCTTCTGAACGTTATCAGGAGGAATTCAACAAAAGGGAAGGGTATAGCACGACAGGACAGTCAAAGCACAAGTGGAGAACTGTCATAAACTGTAGTTCACTTTAACATGATGTGTCATCAGTCTGTatacagcagacagcagggaaCCCacctatacatatatatctatatatatatgcagtttATAAATGGGATGGGCAGCAGCAGAATTACAAGACTGACTGGACCCAGGTCAGATGAGGAAGAAGACCCTGTTTCCCAAAATCATCTAAGCACTGGAATTATCTCATCAGTCGAATGGATAGCACTGGGGGGGCTTGTTTACtaaagaggatgaggaggtaTTACAGTATGGGTCTGTGATGTTCAAGCCTTGGCTACACTGAGATCTACTCTCTCTTTTGGTGTCCTTCCAGCTGGAAGTCTCCCATCTCTGGCCAGCAGGCTGTTTTTATTACAATGTTTCTGCTGATGGTTGCATTTATAATGTGGACTACCAGTGAATATAATGTTATCTACAGAACAGGATGCTTCTAGCACAGGTCATTCATAACAACACTTTTTTATGCTTGGAATTTATTCTATTAGATTTTATTCTcacattgaaataaaaacttgaGTCATACTGCAGGAGTTTCGAAAGAATGCTTTTCACAATTGATGCAGCGCTGTTCTGTGTCATTGACTTCTTAATGCATCATTGTTTGGCTACCAGTTGACTTGTACAAGTGTACAATGTGGCTTTTACAATCTTTCATGTTAACTCCCTCCAGCATCCAAACATCCTCCTTGCAGTATGTGATTTAAGCTTGTTATTGCTGTCTTGCTGAGCACAGGTGTTAAGGGGGATTAGCTCTACCAGGCGGAGTTGGGGAATTTGAAATGCTACATGAACAGCAGCAACGGCCGCAAGTAGCAGTCCTCAACGGTATTGTTCTCAGGTGAGTGGTGTGGCAGCAGGCATGCAGCAAAAGAGTAAGCAGAGCAGTGATGGATTGAGCTCTCTGCCATGATTGAAAGGGTGCGCTGAATTGTTGCAGTGACAAGCCTGAACACATCTATATTAAGGAAGTGAAATTAAAAGGTGTTGCTGAAAGTGTCACAGCATGAACTGTGAacacataacaaaaacattattcataGGGAATCCTTGAATTTAAGTTTAATAAATTCagtgcgctctctctctctcttcctctctctctctctctctctcatttctgtactgcattttctcattttcctaCATACTGTATTAGTAAGGCTCTAACAAGGATGGCATTTTCACTCAGTAACGCCTGAGgtaataaacaacaaacatatgCAGGAATAAAATACTTAATCCTTAGCACTCACCTGTTCCAGTATCACAATGAACCGTGAGGCTGGTGGCAGCTGGTAGTGTACAACCACATAGATGGGGAAGTGTCCCAGTACATATGTCTGCACTGCAGCCAGGACCAGGCCCGTGCTGAGAGATATCCCCAACTTAGAGGGGAAGGTGTGATACAAAGATCCCCAAAACACCAGGGTGTAGTAGGGAACAAGCAGGGTGTAGGCAAACATCACAGTCCA comes from the Larimichthys crocea isolate SSNF chromosome VI, L_crocea_2.0, whole genome shotgun sequence genome and includes:
- the soat2 gene encoding sterol O-acyltransferase 2; protein product: MTTAEQPKGLCHRNVRTPESDEVSNPDRGNNCLQEEDLRQWQKHAQNVKVKVLEQVQDQLSDILDKALTESVQPFTQLQPTVNGKTNKKPSSRSQRMDDGKVFMTRQSLLDELFEINHIRTIYHMFIAVLLIFCMSTLAVDYIDQGRLVLEFDLLFFAFGKLGTVTWAWTVMFAYTLLVPYYTLVFWGSLYHTFPSKLGISLSTGLVLAAVQTYVLGHFPIYVVVHYQLPPASRFIVILEQIRLLMKSYSFIRETAPAVMKNTPKEGESPRFPTLSSYLYFLFCPTLIYRESYPRNSHIRWKYVAVTLGMILGCLFYGYFILVRLCVPVFRHEAHQPFSKRTMVLAVFNSILPGIMLLLLCFFAFLHCWLNLFGELLRFADRMFYKDWWNSTSFTNYYRTWNVVVHDWLFYYGYRDFLWLSKRKFRTAAMLSVFIVSAVVHEYALSMGFGFFYPVMFCLFAVFGVVFNFTLNDKRQSPVFNVIMWACLFLGQGVQVCLYCQEWYAQIHCPRTENSFLELVTPRSWSCR